Genomic DNA from Halobaculum sp. MBLA0147:
CGGCGGTCGGGCTCTTGGTCGCGCCGGCGACGCTCCACTTCGCGGCGGCGATCCAGACGGTGTTGATCGTCCTCGTCTCCGTCCGCGTACGCGAGACGCTCCGGGCGATCCGACGCGGTGACGGGTGGCTCGTCACCGCCGACCGCGGCGGTGTCAGCGAGACGGTCCAAGTGATCGCCTATGCCGCCGCGCCGTGTCTCCTCGCCGGGGTGCCGATTCCCGAAGTACGTGCGGCCTGTGCGATCTACGGCGCGTACCTGCTGGTGGTCGGGTTGGAGACCGTCCACGGCCGGTCGACGACACGGACGGTGCTGGCGGCCGCTCTCCCGGGATCGCTGGTCTTCGGCTACGGGTTCGGCGGCTTCGGTGCGATCGTGACACTGCTCGCGCGGTGGTACGTGATCTGACTGGCGTCCGATCGGTCGGCGCCCGCCTTCACGCGTGACTCGCCAGACGCGGTTAGGCGTCACCCGAGCGCCGAACCGGTGCTCGCGAGTGCCTCGACGCGATCGGCGTGGGTCGGACAGTAGTCGCGGACGGCGCCGCCACCGCCGAAGATCACGTACCGCTCGGCGGCTCGGCCACAGTCGTCGTGGGTACACTCTCCGAGCGCGTCGGCCGTCAGCGACAGGTGGTCGAGCAGTCCGCTCGGGTGGAACACGACCATCCCGTCGCGGCGGACTTCGACGACGCTCGTCTCCCGTGCGGCGCGGCGAGCGGCCGCGAGGTGGTCGTCGGCCGCCGGGTCGGGGACCAACCGTGCGGCGTACCGGTCGCGTGCCCGTGCGCTGACGCGGACACCCACGACCGGCACGTCCCGACGGCGGAGCCACAACGCGAGTGCGTCGGCCGGATCTGCGCGCATACGCCACCTTCGGGCCGCGAGCGACCTGAATCTCCGCCACGCGTGCGGAGTGGAAGTGAAAGTGGAAGTGGACCCGTACGTTCGCCGGCGACTGGGTTCGGTGACTCGGGGCGGGAGCGCCCGACCCCCGGAGACGGCGTCCGACGCGTCGAGCGCCGCAGTCACCCGGCGAGGAGTCCGAACCGGACGAGGACGGCCGCCGTCGCGGTCGCGGTGAGCACCCCACCGGCGAGCAGGCCCCAGTTCGCCAGCGTGTCGTCGGCGGTCACCAGCGACAGCGAGTAGTTCGCGTTCGACAGCGGCGCGAACGGCTCGACACCCATCGGCGTGAGTGCGTCTGCGGCGACGTGCGAGCCGACGGCGACGACGCCGACCGTCGCGCCGAACACGGCCAACACGGGCGTCGGCCACGTCGCCGGCCCGCTCGCGAGGACGCCGACGCCGCCGAGGACGGCCCCGACGGCCGCGGCGAACCACACCGTGTGGGTGATCCCCCTGTGGGAGACGAACGGGACGCGCAGGTCGTAGTCGGGCAGCGACGCCAACGCCACGGAGACGACCGCCCCGAGCGCGGCCAACCCCGGAACCCCGACCAGCACCGCTCCGACGCCGACCGGCGTGTACGCCACCAGTGCCGCACCGACGTGCCCCTCTCTGTACACGTCGTCGAGTGGGTCGTGCCGTCGGATAAACGTTCGCGCGACTGGTGGGGAGTGTTCGGGCGACGGACGAGTGACGACCCGTCGTCTGGCCACCCGGTCGTGTTCGGGCGCCG
This window encodes:
- a CDS encoding metal-dependent hydrolase; protein product: MYREGHVGAALVAYTPVGVGAVLVGVPGLAALGAVVSVALASLPDYDLRVPFVSHRGITHTVWFAAAVGAVLGGVGVLASGPATWPTPVLAVFGATVGVVAVGSHVAADALTPMGVEPFAPLSNANYSLSLVTADDTLANWGLLAGGVLTATATAAVLVRFGLLAG
- a CDS encoding YIP1 family protein; the encoded protein is MTTWVDSTEGGRARGVRGLLRAWFEVVVHPRRFFRVGIAPGDQAPGLVFAVVVALGFAGTRVAVEPGLVPAVFGGRAGSVVVALAAVGLLVAPATLHFAAAIQTVLIVLVSVRVRETLRAIRRGDGWLVTADRGGVSETVQVIAYAAAPCLLAGVPIPEVRAACAIYGAYLLVVGLETVHGRSTTRTVLAAALPGSLVFGYGFGGFGAIVTLLARWYVI